The Labilibaculum sp. sequence TTTCTACCCTTTCAAATTGACAATCAGAATAATTACAAATATATAACAACAACAACGAATAAAAGCCTGCAATATTTTTGCAATTTTTGGTTTTGGCTAACAAATATTTCTATTATATTTGCAACGTCTTAGTCAGAAATGACTGAACGGGAATTGACCCGTGGTGTAATGGTAACACACCTGGTTTTGGTCCAGGCATTTAAGGTTCGAGTCCTTACGGGTCAACACAAGCTTCTGATTTTATCAGAAGCTTTTTTTATTTTATGACAAAATCCGTAAAATCCTGATCCGGTAAACTGCAAATAAAAACATCCTTCACTTTAGCCCAATCAGGTCCCTTTCTACACCACTCACAAAACAATTCAACGCCCAAATTTGTTCCGACAACTTCCGCATAAACCGTACCATCCGGCTGATTTCTCACAAAGCCCCTAACTCCAAAACGCTTTGCTGCCTCCTTGGCATGATACCGAAATCCAACATTCTGTACCCTACCCGACACTTTTATGCTTACAGACTTCCCTTCCATTTTGCTGCGATTTTAATGCAAGATAGAATTTTAAATGCTGAATTAAGAGTTAAAAATTAATAATTAAAACACTCGTCGGTCTATCATCTCCAGTAAAAAGGGAGAATTTCATTCTAAAATTTTAAGTCTTGCTTGATATTTCTACTTGATCCCTTTTACTTTATCCTTAAACCTTGTTACTTCTTCCTCGACACTTGGAACTTGATACTTGAAACTTCTTTTTCTACTTTTGCCACATGATCAATTATCACGAACCATTATTTCGGCCACCAAGTGAGGCTTACTCGCTAATTTTACAGGTTAGCTTAGGATGTGCCTGGAACAAATGTGCCTTTTGCGAAATGTACAGCAGCAAACAATTCAAACTTCGCCAGGAAGAAGAAGTGTTCGCCGAAATTGATTCCTTATCGGATCACGCCAATGATGTCCGCAAAGTTTTTTTGGCCGATGGTAATGCCATGGTTCTCTCATTCGATAAAATGAGCAGGTTATTGGACAAGCTTGCAAATACGTTTCCCCGCTTAAATCGGGTGTCGGCCTATGCCATACCTAAAGATATCGAAGCCAAAACCGATCACGAGCTGCAGATTTTGGCTGAAAAAGGGCTGAAACTACTTTACGTAGGCATCGAATCGGGAGATGATGAGCTTTTGAAGGCAATTGATAAAGGTGAAAATTTTGAAAGCACGAGTCATGCTCTGCAGCGTGCCCGAAAAGCAGGCATTAAACTTTCGGTGATGATACTAAATGGTTTGGGTGGTAAAAAGTATTCTCGGCAACATGCCCTTAACTCGGCCAAAGTCGTGAACAAAATTCAGCCTGAATTTCTATCTACCCTTGTTCTTAGTTACCCTTACGGAGAAGAACACTTCATGAAAAAATTCGATGGTGAATTTATTCCTCTCAATACTGTTGAGCTAATTGCCGAAATGAAAGTCTTTATCGGGAACCTGGAATTAAGCAAGTCTATTTTTCGAAGCGATCATGCTTCCAATTATTTGATTCTGCGCGGAAACTTCCCCCGCGACAAACAAGAAATGCTGAATCGTATCAATGGTGTTTTGAACGATCCGGCCAACGCGCAGTTGAGACCGGAGTGGATGAGGGGATTGTAGTTTTTTTCATTCCTCATAAAATGTCATTGCGAAGGAGCGAAGTGAGTTTGGCAATCTGACACAATTATTTCTAAAAGTCAATCCCAATAGTTTTGTCTTAAAACCGGGACTGCTTCCGAAACAAAACGATTACGAATAAAAAAAAACGGTTAAAACCGGAATTATTTACAAGTGAAGGGCAAGAAATTCCCTTTTAAAATCTTGCAGAATAAATAACAAGCCGAAGATTTTAATTATCATAAATGAGAATAGGATTATACGGCTATTTTATCACCATATAATTCTTCTTATTCTGCAATCTGCCCCAGTCTTTAGTATTCATCGACTGAATCATTTTTGTAGTTAAATCAACCACAACAAAATCCTCATCTCTTGAGAAAGAAAACAACTCTTTAATCATTCTTAAAATCTTCATAATCCAAGTATTATCATTTTTCTGACAACATAAAATTAAGAGGATTAAAGGACAAAATCAAGACGATTCAGGGCAATTTAATAATTACGTAATATGAGTTTCTAATAACGTATTTTCAGTTCACACTTACGTAGTGTAAAATTACAATCGGGTTTGTTTTACTAATCTTTAAACTCCAGGGTATCAAAAAAGAGATTCTTTTTATCAACTAAAAACTGCTTCATTCTTGAAGGCCCGCCAATAGCAATCTGATAAATGAACTTCCCCCGAAAGAAAAATCGTTTGTAGTAAGTATACTCATGTTCACCAACCAATTGGGTATAAACAATTTCTTTCCCTAACATTTTTTGATACGCTACTGAGTTTTCCGAAATTAAAATCGCATTTCCGGTTACCAAACTCCCCTCTTTCATTTCCTGATAATATTCCGTAGGATCAGAATAGGTAAAATCCAAACCTACCTCTGAAAAATCGGAAGCTACAACACCAAAAACCGTTGCCGCATCTTTATAACTAAAAACCTCTATTTTTATTCCATTCAGCTCCTTATCCTGAATAATCGGATTTTCGGGCAATTCAAAACTAATCTTTGATTTTTCCGATCCTGATCTTACCCAATCGTTTTGTGCGTATACAGCAGGTACTACAAGAATCAGCAACACAAGTAAAGAATATATTTTTCTCATTTGATACATTTAAAGTCAACTTTAAAATTCCAATTTCGCAATCAAATTAATTAATCCCCGGCAGTTCTATTCCTTTAATGGTTCTGTACAAATCCAAAGCAAAAACATCAGTCATTCCTGAAATAAAATCAAGAACAGACATAATTTTCCCGTAGTCTGATTCGCCGTTCAAATTATACTGCTCAGGAATTAATGACAACAAGTTCCTGGAATAAAAATTTTCGGGTTCCAAAACGGCAGTAACAAACTCATCGAGCAAAGTTCCTAAAATTTTGTAACCGGCCAACTCTATTTCCACAACCGAACGATGACGATAGATTCGTGAAACAGCAACCTGAGTGCATTTTTTATAGGCAAACAACGAAATTTCATTGATCTCTTTAATTAGACTTGATTGAAATTTACCTTCCATTATTAATTCATAATGATCAACAAACACACCTACACATTCCGAAATTAATTTCCCAATAACTCCTGCCCGTATGTATGCAATTTGCTCATTAATATCGGTAACCTCCTTACAAGTTTCATCAATTCGGTTCAGAATAGTTTTGTCCTTGTCCGGATGATAAAAACTCAACAACAAATCCTTTGTTTCTTCGGTGCTTAGTATCTTCAGCTTATGAGCATCTTCAATATCCATAATTTGATAGCAAATATCATCAGCAGCCTCAACCAAGTAAACCAATGGGAAACGGGCAAATATTCCTGATGACAATTCAGGAATCCCCAGCTCTTGGGCAATCACAAGGTAATCTGCCTTTTCAGCTTGAAAAAAACCATATTTTTTTTTCTTTACTACCTCAATCTTATTACTTTCCCAGGGATATTTAACAATAGATGCAATACTCGAATAAGTTAATGCAAAACCACCCTTTCGTCTTCCGTGAAATGCATGGGTTAACAATCGTAAAGCATTTGCATTTCCTTCAAAGTTGATCAAATCATGCCACTCATTCTGAGTAAATCTATCATGCAATTTTTTCCCTTTCCCATCCGAAAAGAAATGAGATAATGCCTTCTCTCCCGAGTGCCCAAATGGTGGATTGCCCAAATCATGAGCCAAACACGCTCCGGCAACAATACTCCCAATTTCTTTAATTAAATGAGATTCATCAACCAAATCAAGCTGAATAAGCTTGTCGGCAAGTGCATTCCCCAGTGATCGTCCTACGCTGGAAACCTCAAGGCTGTGAGTTAAACGGTTGTGTACAAAAATACTTCCAGGTAACGGAAATACCTGTGTTTTATTCTGTAAGCGACGAAAAGGGGATGAAAATATCAATCGATCATAATCGCGCTGAAATTGAGATCTGACATCTTTCTGCTGAACAGAAGAAAATTGGTCTTCCTGACCAAACCGTTTTGCTGATAGTAAGCTATTCCACTTCATTTTTTTTCATTTATAGAACCTAAAATTACACTAATATTTGGCTTTGCTCTTATCCCTTAGTATTTATTCACATTTATTAAGATAACGTACACAAAATTACTCACATAATGCCTAAATTATTGTACATTATCGTACACTCAATGTAATATAAGTGGACACACTTATACGAAACTTCACAAACCAAAATACACACAAAACACTAACTATCAACACAATTAACCCTATGGCACAT is a genomic window containing:
- a CDS encoding acylphosphatase; the protein is MEGKSVSIKVSGRVQNVGFRYHAKEAAKRFGVRGFVRNQPDGTVYAEVVGTNLGVELFCEWCRKGPDWAKVKDVFICSLPDQDFTDFVIK
- a CDS encoding radical SAM protein, which gives rise to MINYHEPLFRPPSEAYSLILQVSLGCAWNKCAFCEMYSSKQFKLRQEEEVFAEIDSLSDHANDVRKVFLADGNAMVLSFDKMSRLLDKLANTFPRLNRVSAYAIPKDIEAKTDHELQILAEKGLKLLYVGIESGDDELLKAIDKGENFESTSHALQRARKAGIKLSVMILNGLGGKKYSRQHALNSAKVVNKIQPEFLSTLVLSYPYGEEHFMKKFDGEFIPLNTVELIAEMKVFIGNLELSKSIFRSDHASNYLILRGNFPRDKQEMLNRINGVLNDPANAQLRPEWMRGL
- a CDS encoding deoxyguanosinetriphosphate triphosphohydrolase, whose amino-acid sequence is MKWNSLLSAKRFGQEDQFSSVQQKDVRSQFQRDYDRLIFSSPFRRLQNKTQVFPLPGSIFVHNRLTHSLEVSSVGRSLGNALADKLIQLDLVDESHLIKEIGSIVAGACLAHDLGNPPFGHSGEKALSHFFSDGKGKKLHDRFTQNEWHDLINFEGNANALRLLTHAFHGRRKGGFALTYSSIASIVKYPWESNKIEVVKKKKYGFFQAEKADYLVIAQELGIPELSSGIFARFPLVYLVEAADDICYQIMDIEDAHKLKILSTEETKDLLLSFYHPDKDKTILNRIDETCKEVTDINEQIAYIRAGVIGKLISECVGVFVDHYELIMEGKFQSSLIKEINEISLFAYKKCTQVAVSRIYRHRSVVEIELAGYKILGTLLDEFVTAVLEPENFYSRNLLSLIPEQYNLNGESDYGKIMSVLDFISGMTDVFALDLYRTIKGIELPGIN